From the Amia ocellicauda isolate fAmiCal2 chromosome 12, fAmiCal2.hap1, whole genome shotgun sequence genome, the window GAAAACTCAAGCACGTTTAATTTGTGTGAACTATATGATTATCATTATTGATAGTATGATGAATAAGAAGAAAACCACAAAAACGCAGACAACACAATACTATCTCTTTGTTAGTATGATAGActgatgtggaaaaataaaaaataaaaacaagcagaTAAAGCGGTTCTGCATTATTAAGTATTAATATGCACAGATCCATCTCTCTCATTAAAGCAATGATTAGCCTATTGTCCACAGACTTTGTGATTCTCCTCAGAATGGGGCTCTTTCAAGCCCCGTTCTCGCTGGCTGTCCTGTATATATCCCCCCTGCAACATAATCCCTTTGAAGTGTGTGTCACCTCACCTGTCAACGCAAGTCTGGGCTTTGCAGACTTGTGTAGCAACACTTACAAACGAAGAGCAATTAGAAAGCAGAAAGCATGAAACAGTCTTTTCAAAACAGTTCTAGGCGTTTCATTAGAAATTAAATCATCGTTGCAAACGTTAAAATGCCGTTATAACCAAAATTGATGAAGCGGATAAAAATGTACGCCAGATTAAGATTgtctttacataaataaaatgatataatATAGTCTATTGGTTACATTTAGTTTAAAACAAGTACAGCCCCTGCATTACAAACACTCACCTGTTATTCGTATGCTTGTATGCAGCTTCTGCCCAGATGCACCTGCTACAGGTAGAGTTAAACACAAACCTCCACCCCCTGCTGTCAGCACACCGTGGGAAAAGACGGAGTGTAATTTATTACGGGATCAGGAGTAGCTTTCCAAGCCTCCAATCCCAATTACTGGTTTGTGGAGCACTTCCATTATACACCTGTTCTATATAAATGGGATACTTACAACACACAAGAGTTTACAACAGAGATATACATGTCGCCTACTCTTATTTGACATTGAACATTAGTTCAGTTACTGTAGAAATTGAAACTACATTTCTGTCTTTTTATTCCACGTATGTGTACATATTATATGTATCCCTGTATGTCAGACGGTTTTATTAAAGTCGGCCCACTAAAATGTGCAGTGCTTTATTAAAAACTGTAAAGCGGGACTTAGTTTAATAAGTTATGGCCAATGGTACACATAGCTACATACATTGATAAACCATTACCTAAAACTACTTTGTAGATAGCATTATTGTTAGTCATATTATCTtaaacatatgtatatgtatgtttctCATTTGTATATAGGGCTACTTCAATCCTTTAACCTAGATGGTGCTCACAATCCAGGCCACGGGTTCCAGTCCGTGTTTAAGCTGtaaaagcacattttacagTGTAAGTATATTACGGCAAGTGTATCACACCCTGCTGGCGTCCAGTGTGAGCTTCTTCTACTTCTTCTTCAGCTAACGGcaacaatcatcatcatcatcattatcatcataataCCACCCCCAGCCCGCATTAAGTgccctttttttaatttaatcgtTCGCTGACGGTCATAGCCAAAACCTGTCCTATCTTTACAACTCTGTGGCGTAAAAAGACGGGATTGGAGCTATACTAGAAAGCAATTAGCAAACACCATGATAAATAGCGCTCAGTTGGGCGAGGTGAGTTGTACACCGTTTTATCAAGCACACCTTCTGAACTCATTTATTAACACCAAGCTACCGACATCTCTGCCACTCAGCGACAGCTGCTTTTTCTCATCTGTGTGTAATATCTAGGGTATCTGAACTCCCAGTGCCCTCCAATAAAATAATGTACCAACAAAATGCTCTACCTCGAATGGTAGTGCTAACATAAATAGCCATGAGAAGGCTGGGGAAGTGAAGGGAGCGGTGCCTGAGCTACAGCCCCTCATGGCCACTCTGATAGATGGCTATATTGCAGAAGTGTGTTGCATTGTTCTTGTAGATAAATACAGCGGGCGCTGCCACCTTTCAGTGAATGTTATGGCAGAAGGCACATGCAAGAGGGGTAGTAGATAGATGCCAAGCGTTCTCTGTCCTTTCTCAGAGGGGGGAAAGTCTTTCACTTAATTCCAGTCTTTTGGCATTATTGGGTTTGCTGCTCAGCTGTACTCTGGCACCCGGGAGTCCAGCCTACCGAGTTAATGGAAGGGTTGAAAAGAGAAAGATGCACTCAGATTTGAAACCCTGGGTGGTGTTTGTCTGAGCTGGGAGCTGTGGCATGCCCAGGAGTCAGAGACCGGTGCTTTACATCCTGTGGTAGGTCCCACACATGACACCTGGGCAACAGTGCAGGGTTTGTGGACCAGAATTCTCCTGGTGCTCCAGATGACCTGTGCACTACTGGTGTCttctaatatattttaatttaattatggaatttatttattttttgtaaaagaTGTGCTTTATTTAAACTGTGCAGTACTATTTTTGCTGTTGAGTGAAATTGTTTCTTCTTGATATGAGTCACTCGGGGAACATGAGTTCAGCTCATGCTGGGGTGAAATGTTAACTGACCATTTACGCTTTATTTTACCAACAAGCAGAAGAAGACAAAGACAGTATGTACAGGGCTGACCATGTAATATTGATGCTTATAGTTAGTGTTTATTGTGCTtaagtgctttattggcatgaacaGATTAAAGCTTTTCAGATCAAGGAGGACAACTGTCACATATTTACCAATTTAACTTCCACCGTGTCATTTACTGCTGCTCCTCCTGTTTCCTCCTGCATCACTCTCCTTTAGCTCCTGTGACCCCTTCCTGCTGCAGGAAACTGTACTACCATCACACTGAGTCTCTCTACTGTCACACTGAGTCTCTCAACCATCAGATTGAGTCGCTCCACCTCCTCTCTGTATCTCTCCACCTCTCTGACCTTCTCCTCATATTGCTGCCTGAGCTCATCAGTCACCCTGTGTTCCTGTCCAGCTGCAGTGGACTGTGCTGTTGACTCCCTGATCTTTTCGAGggcctctctgcctctctctgcctCGTCTCTGGCCTGTTCCTCATAGCACTGCCTGAGATCCTCCATCTCCCTCCTGTGTCTCTCTTTTATCTCTCTCTTCTGCCTCTCCCGCTCCTCTCTCagcctttctctttctctctctagcCCTTTGCTcagctctcgctctctcctcaGTTCCTCCTCCAGTGCTCTCCTTATCTCCTCGTCCCTCTCCTTCCTCAGCCTCTCCTCCAGCTCTGCTATTTGCCCCTCTAGCACTCTGATCTTCTCCTCTCGTTGCTGGATCTCCTCCTCTATCCTGCAGAGACAGTTGTTCACTTCCTTCTGCTGCTTCTCCCTCAACCCTTCCTCTTCCCTctgtttcctctcctctctctccctcaggatCTCCTCTTGTCTCTGTCTGATCCGGAACTCTGTCTCCTGGTACATCTGGTTGCTGTAGTAGCTGCCATTGTTTCCTACCACCACCTCCTGGATTTTGGCCAGGAGCTGTGCGACCTGAGTGCCATCACCCCTTGTCTTGTTGTTCAGAGAGTGATACCTGTTCCCGCATTTCTCTACCAGCCACTGGAGGTCCACACTGCCCGTCTCCAAAAACTCCTGGATGCCCTTGCCCTCCAGCTGGTCGGCGTGGGTGAAGAGGAGCATGGTGTGCCCCACAGCCCCCTCCCCGAACATCTCCCACACTCTCTCCAGGGTCCTCTTCTCCTCCCCTGTGGATCGGCCCAGCGGGATCACCAGGAGGAAAGCATGGGGTCCAGGGGAAGAGAGGTTAATACAGAGTCCCACATCCTGTCTCATGCCCCGCTGAGAGCATGGAGTGTGGAACCAGTCTGGTGTGTCCACCACAGCCACCCATCTCCCGGTCACTCGTCCTCTTCCCTTGGCGCTCTCCTGCGTCACTGCAGAGCTGCTGGCTTCAGAGGGAAACTCCTCTCTGCCCAGGATGGTGTTTCCTGCTGCGCTCTTCCCAGCCCCAGTCCTCCCCAGCAGCACCAGCCTCAGCTCAGAGGGACTGGGAGGAGCTGAGGTATCTGTACTGGGAGTCTCTCCTGGGCTTCTCTCTGGAGCTGCACCTCCACGCACTGCCAcagaacacaacacaacaacacagttaGAGGTGAAATAACAATATGGCACAAACACCCGGATACTGTCTGCAGCACAATAATGATCATATTAGATGAGCctgtgagatcagagtcagtaaTACAGCATTAATCAGACTCACTGTCAGGAGGGAAGATCTCCTGGCTTCTCTTGACAGGCAGTGTGGATTCCTCTATCTCTTTCTTCAGCTCCTCTTCCTTCAGTGTCTTTCGCACCTTCTCCTTCAgctcctcttctctccctctctcctcatccctctgtttcagtttctctttatctctcttgttctctctctcttccctctctgTCATGTCCTCTCTCTCCTTATCCATCTCCTTTCTGATCTGCTCCATCTCGCTCTCTATCGCCCTTAATCTCTGTGTCAGATCTGCTATCTTCCTCTCCCCCTCTGCATTCCTCTGTTTCAGGTCtgcagtctctttctctcttgccTTGAACTCCTTTTTTAatcgatctctctctctcttcatctctTGTTTCTCTCggatctccctctctctctgtcgctcCCTCTCCTTCGCCCTctgtctgatcttctcttcCATCTCCCAGTTCCTCTCAGTAGTGAAGTGCCAGCCACAGTTGTCTGCCACCATCTCCTCTATCTTCTCCAGCAGCTCTGAGACCTGAGTGCCGTTGCCCCTGTCCCAGTTGCTGAGAACATGATACCTGTTCCCACATTTCTCCACAAGCTGCTGGAGGTCCTCCCCTCTTCTCTGAATGTGCTGCTCAATGGTGTTGTCTCCCAGTCTGTCCCCCCAGGTGAACAGCACTATCGTGTGTCTCCAGATTCTCTCACCGAGGAAGTCCTCCAGGTGTTCCTGCATTGGCATCTTCTTTATGAGTCCCACGGAGACCACAGGGATGACCAGGAGGAGAGCGTGGGGTCCTGGGGGGCACAGAGACAGGCAGCGCACAATTTCTTGTTTAACGTTCTCTGCAGTCTCCTGTACAGAATCCCTCCAGCCTGGTGTGTCGACCACAGTGACCTGCCTCCCGGCTACTTCACCCTGGCTCTTCTCACACCGCTCAGTCACTGGCCCAGTCAGGTCCCCAGTGTTAAACTGCTCTCTGCCCAGGATGGTGTTTCCTGATTAACTCTTCCCAGCCACTCTTCTCCTCCCCAGCAGCACAATCCTCAGCTCTGGGAGACGCTGTGCCTCACAGGAAGCACTCTTTCCCTCCCCTGTAagagagaaacagcacagaTCAGATCTCTCTGAAgtccctctccctcactccctcccaCCCTTCTGtgcttccctctccctccccttctccctccctccttctgtgcctccctctccccatccctccctcccacacTCCTTTCCAACCACTCTCTCCAGCTCTCCCTTCCACCCTTAATCTCTCCATCTCCCCATGTCTctacctccctctccctcatccAGCTGCTCTTCCCTCTTTCTGTCTTCACACTCCTTTCTGATCTGATCTCTCTCTTCACTCTTCTGTTTAGTTTTCAATCTCATTCCCTCTCCCTACTGTCTCTCTTCCTGTCTTTCTCTTGTTCCCTCTCTTCCAAATCTTCCTTTTCTATCATTCCCTCCATTTCTCCTCTGCCCACTAGCTCCCTCTCTTCTTCCattcccttccctctctctccttctctcattATATCCAAccctctccatccctccctttCTCAATCCCCTCCTTATTCTCCCCCAATCTCTCACTCGCTCCACACATACCTACCTCTGATTCCCTCTCCCTATCCTTCCCTTTCTGTATCCCCCTCTCTTCCCTTCTGCTTAtccttccctccccctctctctctccctgctcttTCTCCTGGTCTGTGTGCTGTTAATAATGGATGTGCTGCTGCCCTCTAGTGGTGCACTCTGGTGTTGGTGTTATAAGTGACTTTACTGAATAAAACTTTTGAGAGAATCCACCCTCTTCACCAA encodes:
- the LOC136764845 gene encoding golgin subfamily A member 6-like protein 22; translated protein: MPMQEHLEDFLGERIWRHTIVLFTWGDRLGDNTIEQHIQRRGEDLQQLVEKCGNRYHVLSNWDRGNGTQVSELLEKIEEMVADNCGWHFTTERNWEMEEKIRQRAKERERQREREIREKQEMKRERDRLKKEFKAREKETADLKQRNAEGERKIADLTQRLRAIESEMEQIRKEMDKEREDMTEREERENKRDKEKLKQRDEERGREEELKEKVRKTLKEEELKKEIEESTLPVKRSQEIFPPDMRGGAAPERSPGETPSTDTSAPPSPSELRLVLLGRTGAGKSAAGNTILGREEFPSEASSSAVTQESAKGRGRVTGRWVAVVDTPDWFHTPCSQRGMRQDVGLCINLSSPGPHAFLLVIPLGRSTGEEKRTLERVWEMFGEGAVGHTMLLFTHADQLEGKGIQEFLETGSVDLQWLVEKCGNRYHSLNNKTRGDGTQVAQLLAKIQEVVVGNNGSYYSNQMYQETEFRIRQRQEEILREREERKQREEEGLREKQQKEVNNCLCRIEEEIQQREEKIRVLEGQIAELEERLRKERDEEIRRALEEELRRERELSKGLERERERLREERERQKREIKERHRREMEDLRQCYEEQARDEAERGREALEKIRESTAQSTAAGQEHRVTDELRQQYEEKVREVERYREEVERLNLMVERLSVTVERLSVMVVQFPAAGRGHRS